The proteins below are encoded in one region of Alistipes communis:
- a CDS encoding DUF1896 family protein, producing MPNDHHNAPQTGLSYYGLSLLSYLRESHPDLADDADFIRTRAQAAAEAYSCIIRSGGSRIEAAEEADTVLYRGLHFSLYGTLANVIRSEFADIIPEEDAREAALILLPQAREVARSYELADDFAATPQYALLYTELTGTVQILLDNGIQ from the coding sequence ATGCCGAACGATCATCATAACGCCCCGCAGACGGGGTTATCTTATTACGGCCTTTCGCTGCTCTCTTATCTGCGGGAGAGCCATCCCGACCTGGCGGACGATGCCGACTTCATCCGCACGCGGGCGCAGGCTGCGGCCGAAGCGTACAGCTGTATCATACGCAGCGGAGGCTCCCGTATCGAAGCGGCGGAAGAGGCCGACACCGTACTCTACCGCGGGCTTCATTTCTCGCTATACGGTACTCTCGCAAACGTTATCCGCAGCGAGTTCGCGGACATCATTCCCGAAGAGGATGCCCGCGAGGCCGCCCTCATCCTTCTGCCGCAGGCCCGCGAGGTCGCCCGAAGCTACGAGCTTGCAGACGATTTCGCCGCCACGCCGCAGTACGCTCTGCTCTACACCGAACTTACGGGAACCGTTCAAATCCTGCTCGACAATGGCATACAATAA
- a CDS encoding DUF4099 domain-containing protein, whose product MDEKVKNDEKKVMLVRQTGEGQDGKLEAVGSIDEDGNIETLDPTAANVAKLFDVNTNQPVLEAFFTKFMEQSQDPVKTGISDIFIMAESVLNKLIKIDLDPQLLENYRVDPAEELAKMEPQIAVPRFEPMDISKIDTADMERMGIRMEDLEPHLKAMSYGHKSHGLIEMRPEMEPGGMRVTTKGRVSLEEQADGSLKVVPHYYREKCDLDAPFHNVLLDDEAKRNIVETRHAGKVIDLELEPGRMTPCYVSRDKWTNELVAMPVSDFDKRASIKNADLSEGEQLDFYSGRKILLKGYTTRSGYKRDAYIQIDASEGNIEFDHGGLDKRRYQEHNRGVYAAKRFEQGNPLPEGPRPMFIPKRVFGVELPQEVYNQWLDALNFPEKRKDVKATYLQGLQFPGSPERADRWVKPDYEAGKIKSYRWNPDYSRKQSSLQSQAPARTPSNEPSKQAEGQPQRRQSEREVRQVAPPKPQPKKSKSVGGL is encoded by the coding sequence ATGGACGAAAAAGTAAAGAACGACGAGAAGAAGGTAATGCTCGTCAGGCAGACCGGAGAAGGTCAGGACGGCAAACTGGAGGCCGTCGGCAGTATCGACGAAGACGGAAACATCGAGACGCTCGATCCCACTGCGGCGAATGTCGCCAAACTGTTCGACGTGAACACGAACCAACCTGTTTTGGAGGCGTTTTTCACCAAATTCATGGAGCAGTCGCAAGACCCTGTAAAAACGGGTATCTCGGATATCTTCATCATGGCCGAAAGCGTGCTGAACAAACTCATCAAAATCGACCTCGATCCGCAACTGCTCGAAAACTACCGCGTCGATCCGGCCGAAGAACTCGCAAAAATGGAACCGCAGATCGCGGTTCCCCGTTTCGAGCCTATGGATATTTCGAAAATCGACACGGCGGATATGGAGCGCATGGGTATCCGTATGGAAGACCTCGAACCCCATTTGAAGGCGATGTCCTACGGGCACAAATCGCACGGACTGATCGAAATGCGGCCGGAGATGGAACCCGGCGGCATGCGCGTCACCACCAAAGGGCGCGTATCGCTCGAAGAGCAGGCCGACGGCTCGCTGAAAGTCGTGCCGCACTACTATCGGGAGAAGTGCGACCTCGACGCGCCCTTTCACAACGTGCTGCTCGACGACGAGGCCAAGCGCAACATCGTCGAAACCCGTCATGCAGGCAAGGTGATCGACCTGGAGCTGGAGCCGGGCAGGATGACGCCCTGTTACGTTTCGCGCGACAAGTGGACGAACGAACTCGTTGCGATGCCTGTCTCGGATTTCGATAAACGCGCCTCGATCAAGAACGCCGACCTCTCCGAAGGCGAACAGCTCGACTTCTACTCCGGACGTAAAATCCTGCTGAAAGGCTATACCACCCGTTCCGGCTACAAACGCGATGCTTACATCCAGATCGACGCCTCGGAGGGCAATATCGAGTTCGACCACGGCGGCCTCGACAAAAGGCGCTATCAGGAACATAACCGAGGGGTATATGCCGCCAAACGTTTCGAGCAGGGCAATCCCCTGCCGGAAGGGCCGCGTCCCATGTTCATTCCCAAGCGGGTGTTCGGTGTGGAGCTGCCCCAAGAAGTTTACAATCAATGGCTGGACGCCCTCAATTTCCCCGAAAAGCGCAAAGATGTCAAAGCGACCTATTTGCAGGGATTGCAATTCCCCGGAAGCCCGGAACGTGCGGATCGCTGGGTAAAACCCGATTACGAGGCCGGAAAGATCAAATCGTACCGTTGGAACCCGGATTACTCGCGTAAACAGTCCTCCTTGCAGTCACAGGCTCCGGCCCGAACCCCGTCGAACGAGCCCTCCAAGCAGGCCGAAGGACAGCCGCAGAGGCGGCAATCCGAACGCGAAGTGCGTCAGGTCGCCCCGCCGAAGCCTCAGCCGAAGAAGTCCAAGAGCGTAGGAGGCCTGTAA
- a CDS encoding helicase-related protein has translation MAYNKTEHLRRNIEAIRTAFALEREQRAATPEERDVLRAYSGFGAIKEVLEPLPHKKETALTPLIEELHAVLKENTDGEREYKRYLDGIKSSVLTAFYTPAPVTDAIARMLYNAGVVPVRALEPSAGTGAFAEYLRRYNEEAEITCFEKDPLTGLILHRLHPDDTVRVQGFETIEPAYEGHFDLITSNIPFGDVSLFDPAFSSARDPVRRQGAWAIHNYFFMKSVDLVRDGGLVAFITSQGMADAERNRPVREWLMERCDLVAAVRLPNNLFTDHAGTEAGSDLIVLQKNSVARPLSERQRDFIETRTLSNGITVNNSFRSLDRVVQTSAKAGTNPYGKPAMEFTHAGGVEGIARALADMLAEDMERHFNRELYESHAPKTAPRQYRERQTETVSPRQAHDDIGQARNTELSGQTALQQHGNREIARENPATERDGIGQEQKAELSGQTVRQQTRQAAPSAAQAPETTAGIFDDEPPYPPDLDPFWQAIEDHWFPDEAEARIRTEEALRAERRQAEPSSAQTTLFPDAPASPHPSRQTAEFRQPATSVRLPETARRGGPRRAGEVLQEVLSDLRQKAERYQSVRVQEPVPFDEQPGPFWHPTEEEWRDLNRWMEERYAVTQAASDGYRLDPETGEMIPIEDAEAEEIRDEATVQAEGAAMPNESLPPLPTQEAWQPAGQDWAEFGAWQEERERRFMEEYPPSPEMYGYAEPAAAAPEKEQADTSEMRREPVVQGVRPEISEPAVMDSAARRAPAHVPASAQEPQSMQETERSAGSTVRPADDGLEETVAEPAATATQTRAAGQPSQDGFAGSLFDAFDTQTEPEPVLNVQQEPVLTLYDLFGFSAEERSQVNRPKKRGPKPKGKRQAAGMPQVRHRPAQQDSATSSQKASKPVQEEERPLDWRERLMQNRPHQEERQPAEVSTAVPAERSAGTSAENQLRTITGNRQAAAKPAAGRSGVAGQPQAAIRTEYGRERPEPSRKVPDSAADGKSGDRAQLSDALSPQAATPRNTAHGDEAAEDPLAPRPFKGERPEHYRDGTLIVDKENRVGYLSDLKTLRPMFHPLDLPEEQRVKMSLYIEVRDTYHHLYNVEADTQAPHPALRVMLNSLYDNFVERFGRLNEPQNIDQIRMDSGADEILSLERYTDGIVNKADIFDHPVAFNPAEIEKTDDVHTALAASMNRYADINIGYISELTGASEAEVLEQLKGRIYFNPDSGKYEIAERVIAGNVIEKADRVQRFLDENPDHEGARETLAALHEATPKPIAFEDLDFNFGERWIPTGIYDSYASWLFETEVKIGYIADLDEFGITAKDEYNIKIQNQYAVRGEFRRYTGLHLMKHALHNTIPDITKKARKLIDGEWREVKVRDGEKIQQANIKIDEIRSGFTDWLCDQSADFKERLADMYNRKFNCFVRPKYDGSHLTFPGLDRKALGIEDLYPSQKDAIWMDILLGGGIVDHEVGGGKTLIMCCGTYEKKRIGLVNKPMITGLKANIHEIAKTFCTAYPMARVLYPGREDFTPKKREQIFRQIKNNDWDAVILSHEQFGMIPQSPEIQQEILRAELDSVEQNLMLLKAQGKNVSKRMLTGCLKRQHNLEAKLQKAQYALDHRRDDAVDFRRMGIDHLCVDESHKFKNLMFNTRHDRVAGLGNPDGSQRALNMLFALRTIQERTGRDLGATFLSGTTISNSLTELYLLFKYLRPQALERQNIRTFDAWAAVFAKKSVDYEFSVTNQIVQKERFRYFIKVPELAAFYSEITDFRTAEDIGIDRPHKNEILHNIPPTPDQQAFIDKLVHFAKTGDATVLGRAPLTESEEKAKMLIATDYARKMSLDMRMIDPELYGDHADNKANHCAAQIAHYYRKYDARKGTQFVFSDLGTWKPGDEWNVYAEIKRKLVEDHGIPASEVRFIQEAAGSEGKRKKMIEEMNTGRIRVLFGSTDMLGTGVNAQRRCVAIHHLDSPWRPSDLEQREGRGIRKGNEIAKLYADNTVDVLIYAVEKSLDAYKFGLLHNKQLFIRQLKQNRMGVRTIDEGGMDEGSGMNFSEYVAVLSGNTDLLEKARLEKKIAGLESERQAFVRGKSSSRSQLEYTLGKIGELDERIGRIEKDLEAFRSRAELNEDGSYRNRITLDGAESNDPQFIGKQLNHIAKTVDTGTGEKRIGSIYGFEIIVKSEKSMKEDFEAIRNRFYVRGEGEYLYQYNYGNLAGDPRTAALNPLHALGTIEPTLEKFRKERTSLEKDVPQLRQIIEGTWRKEADLAALKKEMEQLDRQIQLALKPVGSDRDGEEAGEQQEQQQEKDARRETPVADDLQRHIPARLRQIADASGGRIVIGSVPSRTDDDSPSKKIKL, from the coding sequence ATGGCATACAATAAGACCGAACACCTGCGCCGTAATATCGAAGCGATCCGCACGGCCTTCGCGCTGGAGAGGGAACAGCGGGCGGCCACGCCCGAAGAGCGGGATGTGCTGCGTGCGTACAGCGGCTTCGGAGCGATCAAGGAGGTATTGGAGCCGCTGCCGCACAAAAAGGAAACGGCGCTCACGCCCCTGATCGAAGAGCTGCACGCCGTGCTGAAAGAGAACACGGACGGCGAGCGCGAGTACAAACGCTATCTGGACGGCATCAAATCCTCGGTGCTGACGGCCTTCTACACACCGGCACCCGTGACGGATGCCATTGCGCGGATGCTCTATAATGCGGGCGTCGTTCCGGTGCGTGCACTCGAACCGAGCGCCGGGACGGGGGCTTTCGCGGAGTACCTGCGCCGTTATAACGAAGAGGCCGAGATCACCTGCTTCGAGAAAGACCCGCTGACAGGACTTATCCTGCACCGCCTGCATCCCGACGATACGGTGCGGGTACAGGGCTTCGAAACCATAGAACCCGCCTACGAGGGGCACTTCGACCTGATTACGAGCAATATCCCCTTCGGGGACGTTTCGTTGTTCGATCCGGCGTTCTCCTCTGCGCGCGATCCGGTGCGCCGGCAAGGCGCATGGGCGATACACAACTACTTCTTTATGAAGTCGGTCGATCTGGTGCGCGACGGGGGCCTCGTCGCCTTCATCACTTCGCAGGGTATGGCCGATGCGGAGCGCAATCGACCCGTGCGGGAATGGCTGATGGAGCGGTGCGATCTGGTCGCGGCCGTGCGGCTGCCGAACAACCTCTTTACCGACCATGCCGGAACGGAGGCGGGCAGCGATCTTATCGTCCTGCAAAAGAACTCGGTTGCCCGACCCCTCTCCGAGCGGCAGCGGGACTTTATCGAAACACGCACGCTCTCGAACGGCATTACGGTAAATAACAGCTTCCGATCGCTCGACCGCGTGGTGCAGACCTCGGCCAAAGCGGGCACGAACCCCTACGGGAAACCGGCGATGGAGTTCACCCACGCCGGAGGCGTGGAAGGCATCGCCCGTGCGCTGGCGGATATGCTCGCGGAGGATATGGAGCGGCATTTCAACCGGGAGCTGTACGAAAGCCATGCCCCGAAGACCGCTCCGCGTCAGTACAGGGAACGGCAGACGGAGACGGTAAGTCCGCGACAGGCGCACGACGACATCGGACAGGCACGGAATACGGAGCTGTCCGGACAAACGGCATTGCAGCAACACGGGAACCGAGAGATCGCACGGGAAAATCCTGCGACGGAGCGTGACGGCATCGGGCAGGAGCAAAAAGCAGAATTATCCGGCCAAACAGTCCGGCAGCAGACGCGGCAGGCAGCACCGTCCGCAGCGCAGGCTCCGGAAACTACGGCCGGTATATTCGACGACGAGCCGCCGTACCCTCCCGATCTCGATCCGTTCTGGCAGGCCATAGAAGACCATTGGTTTCCGGACGAGGCCGAGGCGAGAATCCGGACGGAAGAGGCCCTCCGCGCCGAAAGGCGGCAGGCGGAACCTTCATCCGCGCAAACGACGCTCTTTCCGGACGCTCCGGCTTCGCCGCATCCTTCCCGGCAAACCGCCGAATTCCGGCAGCCGGCGACTTCCGTCCGTCTTCCCGAAACAGCTCGGCGCGGCGGCCCGCGCCGAGCCGGAGAGGTACTGCAAGAAGTGCTTTCCGACCTGCGGCAGAAAGCGGAACGGTATCAGTCCGTCCGGGTGCAGGAACCCGTACCTTTCGATGAGCAGCCGGGGCCGTTCTGGCACCCGACCGAGGAGGAATGGCGTGACCTTAACCGCTGGATGGAAGAACGGTATGCCGTTACGCAGGCTGCCTCCGACGGCTACCGGCTCGACCCCGAAACGGGAGAGATGATCCCCATAGAGGATGCCGAAGCGGAGGAAATACGGGACGAAGCGACCGTGCAGGCCGAGGGTGCCGCCATGCCGAACGAATCCCTGCCTCCTCTGCCTACGCAGGAAGCATGGCAGCCTGCCGGGCAGGATTGGGCGGAGTTCGGTGCGTGGCAGGAGGAGCGGGAGAGGCGGTTTATGGAAGAGTACCCGCCCTCGCCGGAGATGTACGGATACGCCGAACCCGCGGCCGCAGCTCCGGAGAAGGAGCAGGCCGATACATCGGAGATGCGTCGGGAACCCGTCGTACAGGGTGTCCGGCCGGAAATATCCGAACCCGCGGTTATGGACTCCGCTGCACGGCGGGCACCTGCACACGTTCCTGCCTCGGCGCAAGAGCCTCAGTCCATGCAGGAAACGGAACGGTCTGCCGGCAGCACGGTGCGCCCGGCCGACGACGGGCTGGAAGAGACGGTTGCGGAACCCGCTGCAACGGCAACGCAGACACGAGCGGCCGGACAGCCCTCGCAGGATGGGTTCGCAGGATCGCTGTTCGATGCTTTCGATACGCAGACCGAACCGGAGCCGGTGCTGAACGTACAGCAGGAACCGGTGCTTACGCTCTACGACCTGTTCGGGTTCTCGGCCGAAGAACGCAGTCAGGTGAACCGTCCCAAGAAGCGCGGCCCGAAACCTAAAGGCAAACGACAGGCAGCGGGGATGCCGCAGGTACGACACCGGCCTGCACAACAGGACTCGGCGACTTCTTCTCAGAAGGCGTCCAAGCCCGTACAAGAGGAGGAGCGTCCTCTGGACTGGCGGGAGAGGCTGATGCAAAACCGGCCGCATCAAGAGGAACGACAGCCGGCAGAGGTGTCGACCGCCGTACCTGCGGAGCGCTCCGCAGGTACGTCCGCAGAAAATCAGCTGAGGACGATAACCGGAAACAGGCAGGCTGCGGCGAAGCCTGCGGCAGGGCGATCCGGCGTAGCCGGGCAGCCGCAGGCCGCGATCCGAACGGAATACGGAAGGGAGCGGCCGGAACCGTCACGCAAGGTTCCCGACAGTGCTGCGGACGGCAAATCCGGAGACAGGGCGCAGCTATCGGACGCATTGTCGCCACAGGCCGCTACGCCGCGCAATACGGCACACGGCGACGAGGCGGCCGAAGACCCGCTCGCGCCCCGGCCTTTCAAAGGAGAACGGCCGGAACATTACCGCGACGGGACGCTCATTGTGGATAAGGAAAACCGTGTAGGATACCTGAGCGACCTGAAAACCCTGCGCCCGATGTTCCATCCGCTCGACCTGCCCGAAGAACAGCGGGTGAAAATGTCACTTTATATCGAGGTGCGGGACACCTATCATCACCTCTACAACGTGGAGGCCGATACGCAGGCTCCGCACCCCGCGCTGCGCGTAATGCTGAACAGCCTTTACGACAACTTCGTGGAGCGGTTCGGCCGGCTGAACGAACCGCAGAATATCGACCAGATACGGATGGATTCGGGAGCCGACGAGATACTCTCGCTGGAACGTTACACCGACGGTATCGTGAACAAGGCCGACATCTTCGACCATCCCGTCGCTTTCAATCCGGCGGAGATCGAAAAGACGGACGATGTGCATACGGCATTGGCGGCCAGCATGAACCGTTATGCGGACATCAATATCGGGTATATATCGGAACTTACCGGGGCGAGCGAAGCGGAGGTGCTGGAACAGCTCAAAGGACGTATCTATTTCAACCCCGACAGCGGGAAGTACGAAATCGCCGAACGTGTCATCGCAGGCAACGTCATTGAGAAGGCCGACCGCGTGCAGCGCTTCCTCGACGAGAATCCGGATCACGAAGGCGCACGGGAAACCCTCGCAGCGCTGCACGAAGCCACGCCCAAACCGATCGCATTCGAGGATCTGGACTTCAACTTCGGCGAGCGGTGGATACCTACGGGCATCTATGACAGTTACGCCTCGTGGCTCTTCGAAACGGAGGTCAAGATCGGTTACATCGCCGACCTGGACGAGTTCGGCATTACGGCCAAAGACGAGTACAATATCAAGATACAAAACCAGTATGCCGTCCGGGGAGAGTTCCGCCGTTATACCGGACTGCATCTGATGAAACACGCCCTGCACAACACGATTCCGGACATCACCAAAAAAGCCCGCAAACTGATCGACGGCGAGTGGAGGGAGGTGAAGGTACGCGACGGGGAGAAGATACAGCAGGCCAACATCAAGATCGACGAGATCCGCAGCGGTTTCACGGACTGGCTGTGCGACCAGTCCGCCGACTTCAAGGAGCGTCTGGCCGACATGTATAACCGCAAGTTCAACTGTTTCGTGCGCCCGAAGTACGACGGCTCGCACCTGACCTTTCCCGGCCTCGACCGCAAGGCTTTAGGCATCGAAGACCTCTATCCGAGCCAGAAAGACGCTATTTGGATGGATATTCTGCTGGGCGGCGGCATCGTGGATCATGAGGTCGGCGGCGGCAAGACCCTGATCATGTGCTGCGGAACCTACGAGAAAAAACGCATCGGACTGGTGAACAAACCGATGATTACGGGATTGAAGGCCAATATCCACGAGATAGCCAAGACGTTCTGCACAGCGTACCCGATGGCTCGCGTGCTCTATCCGGGCCGTGAGGATTTCACGCCGAAGAAGCGCGAGCAGATATTCCGGCAGATCAAGAACAACGATTGGGATGCGGTGATCCTCTCGCACGAGCAGTTCGGTATGATCCCGCAGTCGCCAGAAATCCAGCAGGAGATTTTGCGGGCGGAACTCGACAGCGTGGAGCAGAACCTCATGCTGCTCAAGGCACAAGGTAAAAACGTGTCGAAACGTATGCTGACCGGCTGCCTCAAGCGCCAGCACAATCTGGAGGCCAAACTGCAAAAGGCGCAGTACGCCCTCGACCATCGCAGGGACGATGCGGTGGACTTCCGCCGTATGGGTATCGACCACCTCTGCGTGGACGAGAGCCACAAATTCAAAAATCTGATGTTCAACACGCGGCACGACCGCGTGGCGGGCCTCGGCAACCCCGACGGGAGCCAGCGGGCGCTTAACATGCTCTTTGCTCTCAGAACCATACAGGAGCGCACGGGGCGCGATCTGGGGGCGACATTTCTGTCGGGGACGACCATTTCCAACTCCCTCACGGAGTTGTATCTGCTGTTCAAATACCTGCGTCCGCAGGCGCTCGAAAGACAGAACATCCGCACCTTCGACGCATGGGCCGCCGTATTCGCCAAAAAGAGCGTCGATTACGAATTTTCGGTCACCAACCAGATCGTGCAGAAGGAACGGTTCCGCTATTTCATCAAGGTTCCGGAACTGGCGGCTTTTTATTCGGAAATTACGGATTTCCGCACGGCCGAGGACATCGGTATCGACCGACCGCACAAAAACGAGATACTGCATAACATCCCGCCCACGCCCGACCAGCAGGCGTTTATCGACAAGCTGGTGCATTTCGCCAAGACGGGCGATGCCACGGTGTTGGGACGGGCACCCCTCACGGAAAGCGAGGAGAAGGCCAAAATGCTCATCGCTACGGACTACGCCCGTAAAATGTCGCTCGATATGCGTATGATCGACCCTGAGCTGTACGGCGATCATGCGGACAACAAGGCAAACCACTGCGCCGCGCAGATCGCACACTATTACCGCAAGTACGACGCACGGAAAGGCACGCAGTTCGTCTTCTCCGATCTGGGGACATGGAAGCCGGGAGACGAGTGGAACGTGTACGCCGAGATCAAGCGCAAGCTGGTCGAAGACCACGGTATTCCGGCTTCCGAGGTTCGTTTCATACAAGAGGCAGCCGGCAGCGAGGGCAAACGCAAGAAGATGATCGAAGAGATGAACACCGGACGTATCCGCGTATTGTTCGGCTCGACCGACATGCTGGGTACGGGCGTGAACGCCCAGAGGCGGTGCGTGGCGATCCACCACCTCGACAGTCCGTGGCGGCCCTCGGACTTGGAGCAGCGCGAAGGACGCGGCATCCGCAAAGGCAACGAGATAGCCAAACTCTACGCCGACAACACGGTGGACGTGCTGATCTACGCCGTCGAAAAGTCGCTCGACGCCTACAAGTTCGGGCTGCTGCACAACAAGCAGCTGTTCATCCGCCAGCTCAAACAGAACCGTATGGGCGTGCGTACCATCGACGAAGGCGGCATGGACGAAGGCAGCGGCATGAACTTCTCGGAATACGTCGCCGTGCTGTCGGGCAACACCGACTTGCTGGAAAAGGCCCGCCTCGAAAAGAAGATCGCGGGGCTGGAGAGCGAGCGTCAGGCGTTCGTCCGCGGCAAGTCGTCGAGCCGCAGCCAGCTGGAATATACGCTCGGAAAAATCGGGGAACTCGACGAAAGGATCGGACGCATCGAAAAAGACCTCGAAGCTTTCAGGAGCCGTGCGGAACTCAACGAGGACGGATCGTATCGCAACCGTATCACGCTGGACGGGGCGGAGAGCAACGATCCGCAGTTCATCGGCAAACAACTGAACCATATCGCAAAAACCGTTGATACGGGAACGGGTGAGAAACGGATCGGCTCCATCTACGGGTTCGAGATCATCGTCAAGAGCGAAAAGAGCATGAAGGAGGATTTCGAGGCCATTCGCAACCGCTTTTACGTGCGGGGAGAGGGAGAATACCTCTACCAGTACAACTACGGCAATCTGGCCGGAGACCCTCGCACGGCGGCGCTCAACCCCCTGCATGCGCTGGGCACGATCGAACCGACGCTGGAGAAATTCCGCAAGGAGCGCACCTCGCTGGAAAAGGACGTGCCTCAGCTCCGGCAGATCATCGAGGGCACATGGCGCAAAGAAGCCGACCTCGCGGCTTTGAAAAAGGAGATGGAACAGCTCGACCGGCAGATACAACTCGCGCTCAAACCCGTAGGTAGCGACCGTGATGGCGAAGAGGCCGGAGAGCAGCAGGAACAGCAGCAGGAGAAGGACGCGCGACGGGAAACACCTGTCGCCGATGACCTGCAACGGCATATTCCCGCACGCCTGCGGCAGATCGCCGATGCCTCCGGCGGACGTATCGTCATCGGCAGCGTGCCGTCCCGCACGGACGATGATTCTCCATCCAAAAAAATCAAACTATAA
- a CDS encoding type IA DNA topoisomerase, which produces MKVIIAEKPSVAQQIAAVVGATARKDGYIEGGGYAVTWAFGHLVGPAMPEAYGIEGFKRENLPILPETFVLEPRRVKSGKEYKPDPGAVKQLAVLKKLFSRAERIVVATDAGREGELIFRFIYHYLYCKTPFDRLWISSLTERAIREGLANIRPGSEYDNLYLSARARCEADWIVGINASQALAIAAGRGAWSLGRVQTPTLALVCGRYLENTSFTPQTYFRLKLHTAKDATAFAVLSTPKYDTKAAANEACAAVRGSDGVQVTKVERRHATEQPPLLYDLTALQKEANTRHGFSAEKTLGIAQELYEKKLVTYPRTGSRYIPQDVFEEIAPLLASLSGHTDFGHRAADLSAGELNRRSVDGRKVTDHHALLITGHTPTGLAADSAKIYDMIAGRMVEAFSPACLKEITSVRMECAGIPFEVRGTVVTSAGWRKVWGEPEERTEEDAAALPELAEGDMLAVRGCDLQEKQTRPRPLHTESSLLAAMETAGKELEDEAEREAMKDSGLGTPATRAAVIETLFSREYIKREKKSLVPTEKGLAVYGIVKDMRIADAAMTGGWELALAKIATGEMNAFTFRKGIEVYASQITSELLKAQVGAVAGRTGAPCPRCGGRVTFYPKTAKCENAECGLTVFRTIAKKELTDGQLEALLVKGRTPTIEGFAKKDGGTFGAAVVFDGDYRTAFAFEQGGKARKPAAAKVRK; this is translated from the coding sequence ATGAAAGTCATCATAGCAGAAAAGCCCTCGGTAGCGCAGCAGATCGCCGCCGTCGTGGGCGCTACCGCCCGTAAGGACGGCTATATCGAAGGGGGCGGCTACGCCGTCACATGGGCCTTCGGGCACCTCGTAGGCCCGGCCATGCCGGAAGCCTACGGCATCGAAGGGTTCAAGAGGGAGAACCTTCCGATCCTTCCCGAAACCTTCGTCCTCGAACCGCGCCGCGTCAAAAGCGGCAAGGAGTACAAGCCCGATCCGGGAGCCGTCAAACAGCTCGCCGTCCTCAAAAAGCTGTTCTCCCGCGCCGAACGAATCGTCGTGGCTACCGACGCCGGGCGCGAAGGCGAGCTGATTTTCCGCTTTATCTATCACTATCTCTACTGCAAGACGCCCTTCGACCGGCTGTGGATCAGCAGCCTCACCGAGCGGGCCATCCGCGAAGGATTGGCTAACATACGGCCCGGCAGCGAGTACGACAACCTCTACCTCTCGGCCCGTGCCCGCTGCGAGGCGGACTGGATCGTGGGCATCAACGCATCCCAAGCTCTCGCCATCGCCGCCGGACGCGGCGCATGGTCGCTGGGCCGGGTGCAGACCCCTACGCTGGCGCTGGTGTGCGGGCGCTATCTGGAAAACACCTCGTTCACGCCGCAGACCTATTTCCGGCTCAAGCTCCACACGGCCAAAGACGCTACGGCCTTCGCCGTTCTCTCGACGCCGAAATACGATACGAAAGCGGCGGCGAACGAAGCCTGTGCCGCAGTCCGGGGCAGCGACGGCGTGCAGGTTACGAAGGTCGAACGCCGCCATGCAACCGAGCAACCGCCGCTGCTGTACGACCTGACCGCTCTCCAGAAAGAGGCCAACACGCGGCACGGCTTCTCGGCCGAAAAGACACTCGGCATCGCACAGGAACTTTACGAAAAGAAACTCGTCACCTATCCCCGCACGGGGAGCCGCTACATTCCGCAGGACGTGTTCGAGGAGATCGCCCCGTTGCTGGCCTCGCTCTCCGGCCATACGGATTTCGGCCATCGGGCCGCCGACCTGTCGGCCGGAGAGCTGAACCGCCGTTCGGTGGACGGCAGGAAAGTGACCGACCACCATGCCCTGCTGATCACCGGCCATACGCCTACGGGACTTGCGGCGGATTCTGCCAAAATCTACGATATGATCGCCGGCCGCATGGTCGAGGCGTTCTCGCCCGCGTGTCTGAAAGAGATCACCTCCGTCCGTATGGAGTGTGCGGGCATCCCGTTCGAGGTGCGCGGCACGGTCGTAACGAGCGCCGGATGGCGCAAGGTATGGGGCGAGCCGGAAGAGCGTACAGAGGAGGATGCGGCGGCTCTGCCCGAGCTCGCCGAGGGGGATATGCTCGCCGTGCGCGGATGCGACCTTCAGGAAAAGCAGACGCGCCCCCGCCCGCTGCATACCGAAAGCAGCCTGCTCGCGGCAATGGAGACTGCCGGCAAGGAGCTGGAAGACGAAGCCGAGCGCGAGGCCATGAAGGATTCCGGCCTCGGAACTCCGGCCACCCGCGCAGCGGTGATCGAGACGCTTTTTTCGCGCGAGTATATCAAACGTGAAAAAAAGTCGCTCGTGCCCACCGAGAAGGGCCTCGCCGTGTACGGCATCGTCAAGGACATGCGTATCGCCGACGCCGCCATGACGGGCGGCTGGGAACTGGCCCTTGCGAAGATCGCCACCGGAGAGATGAACGCCTTCACCTTTCGTAAAGGTATCGAAGTTTACGCCTCGCAGATCACGTCCGAACTGCTCAAGGCGCAGGTCGGGGCGGTCGCCGGGCGTACAGGCGCTCCGTGTCCCCGCTGCGGGGGCCGGGTGACGTTCTACCCGAAGACCGCCAAGTGCGAAAATGCGGAGTGCGGACTGACCGTATTCCGGACGATAGCGAAAAAGGAGCTGACGGACGGCCAGCTGGAAGCCTTGCTCGTCAAGGGACGAACGCCGACGATCGAGGGCTTCGCCAAAAAGGACGGGGGCACGTTCGGGGCCGCCGTAGTCTTCGACGGCGATTACCGCACCGCGTTCGCCTTCGAACAAGGCGGCAAGGCCCGAAAGCCGGCTGCGGCGAAAGTCCGGAAATAA